A window of Christiangramia forsetii KT0803 contains these coding sequences:
- a CDS encoding pseudouridine synthase, protein MSRNDRSSGNRNNKSSGSRGDRSSSGKQSGRQGGGERKKSHARGNAPVKPKMEKSPLTNSDGIRLNKYIANSGVCSRRDADMYIAAGNVTVNGKSITEMGYRVKLEDDVRFDGRRLNPEKPEYILLNKPAGFFVTGNPEKGGKTVMELVARTTSAKVSPVGKLDNQAKGLLLFTNDGTLAKKLAKPKNGIRQIYQVTLNKNLTKEDLEGIEKGVYIEGSKVLITSISFIEDKPHNEVGIELYSIKEHIVTRIFKSLGYEVESLDRVVFGGLTKKDLPRGRHRNLTKQEVINLGMH, encoded by the coding sequence ATGAGTAGAAACGACAGATCTTCGGGCAACAGAAACAATAAATCTTCAGGTAGCAGGGGCGATAGATCTTCGAGTGGAAAACAGAGCGGAAGACAAGGTGGTGGAGAAAGAAAAAAATCTCATGCCCGTGGAAATGCGCCAGTGAAACCAAAAATGGAGAAAAGCCCGTTAACGAATTCTGACGGGATTCGTCTAAATAAATACATTGCTAATTCCGGGGTTTGTTCTCGTCGTGATGCCGACATGTATATCGCAGCCGGAAATGTTACCGTAAATGGTAAATCTATTACAGAAATGGGGTACCGTGTAAAGCTGGAAGATGATGTACGCTTTGACGGAAGAAGATTAAACCCGGAAAAGCCGGAATATATTCTGCTTAATAAACCTGCAGGCTTTTTTGTGACCGGAAACCCCGAAAAAGGTGGGAAAACTGTTATGGAGCTAGTTGCAAGAACTACCAGCGCTAAAGTAAGTCCGGTAGGGAAACTGGATAATCAGGCAAAAGGCCTTTTGCTTTTCACAAATGATGGCACGCTTGCAAAGAAACTGGCTAAACCAAAGAATGGGATCAGACAGATATATCAGGTCACTCTAAATAAAAATTTAACTAAGGAAGACCTCGAAGGCATTGAGAAAGGTGTTTATATTGAAGGTTCCAAAGTACTCATTACTAGTATAAGCTTTATTGAAGACAAGCCTCATAATGAAGTAGGCATTGAACTTTACAGCATTAAAGAACATATTGTAACACGTATTTTCAAAAGTTTAGGTTATGAAGTAGAGAGCCTGGATCGTGTTGTTTTTGGCGGTCTTACCAAGAAAGATCTACCTCGCGGAAGACATCGTAATCTTACTAAACAAGAGGTAATAAACCTCGGGATGCATTAA
- a CDS encoding arginine decarboxylase encodes MNTKYSDLIDQTYYFPQEEFNLDGAELKFHDIDLMELVRTYGAPLKFTYLPKISQNINRAKDWFKSAIEKHDYKGSYNYCYCTKSSHFEHVLNEALKNDIHIETSSAFDINIVEKLKKAGKISDDRWVICNGFKRDQYIENISRLLNGGHKNCLPIIDNYEELDLLSEKIDDKFQVGIRIASEEEPKFEFYTSRLGIGYKNIVPFYNKQIKENDQVELKMLHFFINTGIRDTAYYWNELNKCLKVYIALKKVAPHLDSLNIGGGFPIKNSLAFEYDYAYMVDEIINHIKLTCDDAEVDVPNIFTEFGSFTVGESGGAIYEVLYQKQQNDREKWNMINSSFITTLPDTWAISKKFVMLAVNRWNDEYERVLLGGLTCDSDDYYNSEQHTNAIYLPKFKKEKPLYIGFFNTGAYQDTIGGFGGLQHCLIPQPKHILINKDENGQLNTRLFSEEQNHEDMLNILGYDRNK; translated from the coding sequence TTGAATACTAAATACAGCGATCTAATAGACCAGACTTATTACTTCCCTCAGGAAGAATTCAATCTGGACGGAGCCGAATTAAAATTCCATGATATAGACCTTATGGAATTAGTTCGAACATATGGAGCTCCTTTAAAATTTACCTACTTACCAAAGATATCTCAAAATATAAATCGTGCTAAAGACTGGTTTAAATCAGCCATTGAAAAGCATGATTATAAGGGATCTTACAATTATTGTTATTGTACCAAAAGCTCCCATTTTGAGCATGTTTTAAATGAAGCTCTTAAAAATGATATTCATATTGAAACTTCTTCTGCATTCGACATTAATATTGTGGAGAAGCTGAAAAAAGCGGGGAAAATTTCAGATGACAGATGGGTAATTTGTAATGGTTTCAAAAGAGATCAATATATAGAAAATATCAGTCGGTTATTAAATGGCGGGCATAAGAACTGCCTTCCTATAATTGACAATTATGAAGAATTAGACCTGCTTTCAGAAAAGATCGATGACAAATTCCAGGTGGGAATTCGGATCGCTTCTGAAGAAGAACCAAAATTCGAATTTTATACTTCCAGACTTGGAATAGGATACAAAAACATTGTCCCGTTCTACAATAAGCAGATCAAGGAAAACGATCAGGTAGAATTGAAAATGCTACATTTTTTCATCAATACCGGGATTCGTGATACGGCCTATTACTGGAACGAATTAAATAAATGTTTAAAAGTTTACATTGCACTAAAAAAGGTTGCGCCACACCTGGACAGCCTGAATATTGGTGGTGGTTTTCCTATTAAAAACTCCCTGGCTTTCGAATATGATTATGCTTATATGGTTGATGAGATCATCAATCACATTAAACTAACCTGTGATGATGCTGAAGTTGACGTTCCAAATATTTTTACTGAATTTGGAAGCTTTACCGTAGGAGAAAGTGGGGGAGCGATCTATGAAGTTTTATATCAGAAACAACAGAACGATCGTGAAAAATGGAATATGATCAATTCATCTTTCATTACCACTTTGCCAGATACCTGGGCGATCAGCAAGAAATTTGTGATGCTGGCGGTGAATCGCTGGAATGATGAATATGAAAGGGTACTTTTAGGTGGGCTTACCTGTGATAGTGACGATTATTATAATTCTGAACAACACACAAATGCCATTTACCTTCCAAAATTCAAAAAGGAAAAGCCTTTATACATAGGATTTTTTAATACCGGAGCTTACCAGGATACTATTGGTGGTTTTGGTGGATTACAGCATTGTTTAATTCCGCAGCCGAAACATATTTTGATAAACAAAGATGAAAATGGCCAATTAAACACCCGCCTGTTCAGTGAGGAGCAAAACCATGAAGACATGCTGAATATTTTGGGTTATGATAGAAACAAATAA
- a CDS encoding geranylgeranylglycerol-phosphate geranylgeranyltransferase, which translates to MPSTANKRLLLKIFSLFSVVRGYNILVVAIAQYLTSAFILAHDKPLREVLFDANLFFLILASSSVIASGYIINNFYDSEKDLINRPKKTMLDRVVSQRTKLSVYFILNFAAIFFASYVSFRAVVFFSIYIFIIWLYSHRLKKIIFLGNLVASILTITPFFVIFVYYKNFETVIFIHATFLYLMIVMRELVKDLENMQGDLVQNYQTIPLVYGEKWSKFFLSVCSVLAIIPIFLLVTKFETGYMDYYFYASFILLVIFLLMLYFSKAKWQYLLLHNILKLIIVTGVFSILLIDIDEVLNRVF; encoded by the coding sequence CCTTCCACTGCGAATAAGCGCTTGCTACTGAAGATTTTCAGTCTTTTTTCTGTAGTCAGAGGTTACAACATTCTGGTGGTTGCCATAGCTCAATACCTGACTTCGGCTTTTATACTGGCTCATGATAAACCCCTTAGGGAGGTTCTTTTTGATGCCAACCTTTTCTTTTTGATTCTGGCATCTTCAAGTGTGATCGCTTCCGGTTATATTATCAATAACTTTTACGATAGCGAAAAAGACCTTATCAACAGGCCTAAAAAAACGATGCTGGATCGTGTGGTTAGTCAGCGAACCAAATTATCTGTATATTTTATTCTAAATTTTGCGGCAATCTTTTTTGCCAGCTATGTTTCGTTTAGAGCCGTAGTCTTCTTTTCTATATATATTTTTATTATCTGGCTGTATTCACACCGTCTCAAAAAGATTATTTTTCTGGGTAATCTTGTTGCCTCCATTTTAACGATCACTCCGTTTTTTGTGATTTTCGTTTATTACAAGAATTTCGAAACCGTAATATTTATCCATGCTACCTTTCTTTACCTGATGATTGTAATGCGGGAGCTTGTAAAAGATCTGGAAAATATGCAGGGAGATCTTGTCCAGAATTATCAAACGATCCCTCTTGTATATGGAGAAAAATGGAGTAAATTTTTTCTGTCTGTTTGTAGCGTCCTGGCAATAATTCCTATTTTTCTTTTGGTTACCAAGTTTGAAACAGGATATATGGATTATTATTTCTATGCTTCTTTTATACTGTTGGTGATCTTTCTTCTAATGCTTTATTTCAGCAAAGCAAAATGGCAGTACCTCTTACTTCATAACATTCTAAAACTAATTATCGTTACAGGGGTTTTCAGCATCTTATTAATTGATATTGATGAAGTTCTAAACCGGGTATTTTAG